Proteins from a genomic interval of Rubinisphaera italica:
- a CDS encoding helix-turn-helix domain-containing protein encodes MAEEDIRIRFGNRLRAVRNQAGISQEKLGELAGLHRTFISMVERGERNVTIATVEKLARALDCGLYHLMPDSVE; translated from the coding sequence GTGGCAGAGGAAGACATTCGAATCCGATTTGGAAACCGATTGCGTGCGGTTCGCAATCAAGCTGGTATCTCTCAGGAAAAACTGGGAGAACTGGCAGGTCTACACCGCACATTTATCTCCATGGTCGAGCGTGGAGAAAGAAACGTCACGATTGCCACCGTTGAAAAGCTGGCCCGTGCCCTGGATTGTGGCTTGTATCACCTGATGCCGGATTCTGTGGAGTAA